A portion of the Sphingobacterium spiritivorum genome contains these proteins:
- a CDS encoding Gfo/Idh/MocA family oxidoreductase, whose translation MKKIGVGLVGFGISGQVFHAPVMRGVSELELLKVTARKPEQQAILQAKYPQVEIVQTIDDILTDDRIGLVVIATSNDMHYPFVKQVLEAGKHVVVEKPFTNTSTQADELIALAKAKGLQLAVYHNLRFNSDYRTVEKVVKSGELGPIVNLESRFDRFRNYLRPNAWRENNLPGSGIFYDLGAHQIDQTLQLFGKPTAVFADLAIQRSGAQAVDSFDLLLYYPDMRVSLKASMLAKEETTRYLIFGLNGTFTKNGVDPQETLLRAGHFPDEDPHWGEEDPSIYGKLNILKDGEDISKIIPSEKGSYLDFYRNVVDAIRGTAPLIVQPEQARDVIRIIELGYQSQQERRVIPVEDQLIAY comes from the coding sequence ATGAAAAAGATTGGTGTAGGATTAGTTGGATTTGGAATCTCCGGGCAGGTATTTCATGCACCTGTAATGCGAGGCGTATCGGAATTGGAATTACTCAAAGTAACGGCCCGTAAACCTGAACAGCAGGCAATTTTGCAAGCTAAATATCCGCAGGTAGAAATCGTGCAGACGATAGACGATATTTTAACGGATGATCGTATCGGGCTGGTGGTCATTGCGACTTCCAATGATATGCATTATCCGTTTGTAAAGCAGGTGTTGGAGGCCGGAAAACACGTTGTTGTTGAAAAACCATTTACGAATACAAGTACTCAGGCAGACGAGTTAATTGCCCTGGCGAAAGCAAAGGGATTACAATTAGCTGTATATCATAATCTTCGTTTTAATTCCGATTATCGTACCGTTGAAAAGGTCGTTAAGAGTGGTGAACTTGGACCTATTGTCAACTTAGAGAGCCGGTTTGACCGGTTCAGAAACTATTTGCGACCGAATGCCTGGCGAGAAAATAATCTGCCCGGATCGGGAATATTCTATGATCTCGGAGCTCATCAGATTGATCAGACACTCCAATTATTTGGAAAACCAACGGCTGTTTTTGCAGATTTAGCTATTCAGCGTTCCGGTGCACAGGCTGTTGACAGTTTTGATCTGTTGCTGTATTATCCTGACATGAGAGTGTCATTAAAGGCTTCTATGCTGGCGAAGGAAGAAACGACCCGTTATCTGATTTTTGGTCTCAACGGCACATTTACAAAGAATGGTGTGGATCCGCAGGAGACGTTACTGCGTGCCGGACATTTTCCGGATGAAGATCCGCATTGGGGTGAAGAAGATCCTTCTATCTATGGTAAACTGAATATACTGAAAGACGGGGAGGATATTTCTAAGATTATTCCTTCCGAAAAGGGAAGTTATCTGGATTTCTACAGAAATGTTGTTGATGCTATCCGGGGTACTGCTCCGTTGATTGTACAGCCTGAACAGGCACGTGATGTTATCCGTATCATTGAACTGGGGTATCAAAGCCAGCAGGAAAGACGTGTGATTCCTGTAGAAGACCAGCTGATCGCTTACTAG
- a CDS encoding GNAT family N-acetyltransferase — protein sequence MNYNIKKVVLEDLDQAAELFDLYRVFYRQESDVEKGKKFLRERILNDESHIFLLFEGKMAVGFVQLYKLFHYTKLQKQWLLSDLYVHPEHRGKGFSVALIDRCKQWCEQTDACGLMLETEKTNAIGNTLYPRCGFEYDGLHNYYHWWK from the coding sequence ATGAATTACAACATTAAAAAAGTGGTCCTTGAAGATCTGGATCAGGCAGCAGAACTATTTGATCTTTACCGTGTTTTTTACCGTCAGGAATCGGATGTAGAAAAAGGTAAGAAATTTTTGAGAGAAAGAATACTGAATGATGAATCGCACATATTTTTGCTTTTTGAGGGAAAGATGGCTGTAGGGTTTGTGCAGTTATATAAATTGTTTCACTATACCAAACTTCAAAAGCAATGGCTTTTGAGTGATCTGTATGTTCATCCGGAGCACCGGGGGAAAGGTTTTTCAGTAGCCTTGATTGACAGATGTAAGCAGTGGTGTGAACAGACAGATGCCTGTGGACTGATGCTGGAAACAGAAAAAACTAATGCCATTGGCAACACGTTGTATCCGCGTTGTGGATTTGAATATGACGGATTGCACAATTACTACCATTGGTGGAAATAA
- a CDS encoding Ada metal-binding domain-containing protein, whose translation MPIRHSIYEDGEVRSKIRTAEICFAGHVKLKIYGKLSCGSGKRMLRKNRVFFASEKEALLSGYRPCGHCMRNEFVKWKNRET comes from the coding sequence ATGCCAATCCGCCACAGTATATATGAAGATGGAGAAGTAAGAAGTAAAATCCGGACGGCTGAAATATGCTTTGCGGGGCATGTTAAATTAAAAATATACGGTAAACTATCTTGCGGATCCGGGAAAAGGATGCTTCGTAAGAACCGGGTTTTCTTTGCTTCTGAGAAAGAGGCACTGTTATCCGGATACCGACCCTGTGGTCATTGTATGAGAAACGAGTTTGTCAAATGGAAAAATAGAGAAACCTGA
- the metX gene encoding homoserine O-acetyltransferase family protein, producing MSSKTFKYTEPFVFENGKQIDDLQIAYHTYGKLNADRDNVVWVCHALTANSDVFDWWKGLFGENDLFNPRDYFIVCANALGSHYGSSGPLSVNPQTDQPYYLSFPQFTVRDMVQANQLLADHLEIQNINILIGGSLGGQQALEWAASAQIDISHLIVVATNAVHSPWGIAYNESQRLAITADRTFYANKPDGGAKGLKAARSLALLSYRSYDTYAASQEESDNEKTDQYKASSYQSYQGEKLVNRFNAYSYWFLSKAMDSHHLGRGRISAAQTLQELKQKTLVIGITTDVLFPPVEQQFIAQHISGAEYYQLDSLYGHDGFLIETKILSSIISGFLTAEFAEDKSIELTTV from the coding sequence ATGAGTAGCAAAACTTTTAAATATACTGAACCATTTGTATTTGAGAACGGCAAGCAGATCGATGATCTGCAGATTGCCTACCATACCTATGGAAAGTTAAATGCGGATAGAGATAATGTCGTCTGGGTATGCCATGCCCTGACGGCAAATTCCGATGTGTTTGACTGGTGGAAAGGACTATTTGGAGAAAACGATCTCTTCAATCCCCGGGATTATTTTATTGTTTGTGCCAATGCACTGGGTTCGCACTATGGATCTTCAGGCCCTTTATCTGTCAATCCACAGACAGATCAGCCTTATTACTTGTCCTTTCCACAGTTTACAGTACGTGATATGGTACAGGCAAACCAGTTGCTGGCCGATCATCTGGAGATACAAAATATCAACATCCTGATTGGCGGTTCATTGGGAGGACAACAGGCGCTGGAATGGGCAGCTTCCGCACAGATCGACATTTCCCATCTTATAGTTGTGGCGACCAACGCCGTACACTCCCCATGGGGAATAGCCTACAATGAAAGTCAGCGGTTAGCCATCACTGCCGACCGTACCTTTTATGCCAACAAACCTGATGGCGGAGCCAAAGGACTGAAAGCAGCCAGAAGTCTGGCCCTGCTATCCTATCGTTCATATGATACCTATGCAGCTTCGCAGGAGGAATCTGACAATGAAAAAACTGATCAGTATAAGGCCTCATCTTATCAAAGCTATCAGGGTGAAAAACTGGTAAACCGCTTCAATGCGTACAGCTACTGGTTCTTATCCAAAGCTATGGACAGTCACCATCTGGGGCGTGGCCGTATTTCTGCAGCGCAGACATTACAGGAACTGAAGCAAAAAACACTGGTCATCGGTATCACGACAGATGTATTATTTCCACCGGTAGAGCAGCAATTCATTGCACAGCATATTTCAGGAGCAGAATATTATCAGCTGGATTCCCTGTATGGACATGATGGATTTTTGATCGAGACTAAAATACTGTCTTCAATCATCTCCGGGTTCCTGACAGCGGAATTTGCAGAAGATAAATCAATAGAATTAACAACAGTATAA
- the argS gene encoding arginine--tRNA ligase — protein sequence MSQFIEKALIDHTVQAVNELYQAEIQPSQIALQETRKEFEGQITIVVFPITKFSKKSPEQTGTEVGEFLQSRIPELSGFNVIKGFLNVSLSDSYWINLLNSTLLAPDFGYFPSNGKKLMVEYSSPNTNKPLHLGHIRNNLLGYSVAEILKAYGYEVIKANLVNDRGIHICKSMLAWQKFGNGETPASSGLKGDHLVGKYYVIFDKEYKKQIDELKAQGQAEEEAKKNAPLIREAQEMLQQWEAGDQQVIELWSTMNGWVYSGFEKTYNQLGVDFDKYYYESNTYLLGKDIIQEGLDSGVFFKKDDNSVWIDLTDEGLDQKLVLRGDGTSVYITQDLGTAQLKYDEFQMNESIYVVGNEQDYHFKVLFLILKKLGKPWASGLFHLSYGMVDLPSGKMKSREGTVVDADDLMSEMVETAKERTEELGKTEGFSETEKAELYNTIGMGALKYFLLKVDPKKRLLFDPNESVDFQGHTGPFIQYTHARIKSVLNKAGFSAETPVTVPASISSYERDLIQVLGNLPVVIEASATEFSPAQLANYIYDVAKLYNKFYHEESILKAEEEEVKNFRLHLSATSARVISKGMNLLGIQVPERM from the coding sequence ATGAGTCAATTCATAGAAAAAGCGCTTATAGACCATACGGTGCAAGCGGTAAACGAGCTTTATCAGGCCGAAATTCAGCCTTCCCAGATCGCATTGCAGGAAACACGTAAGGAATTTGAAGGCCAGATCACTATTGTGGTTTTTCCGATCACTAAATTTTCTAAAAAGTCTCCTGAACAAACAGGAACTGAAGTCGGAGAGTTTTTACAATCCCGAATTCCGGAATTATCAGGATTCAATGTGATCAAAGGATTTCTCAATGTAAGCCTTTCGGATAGCTACTGGATCAATCTGCTGAATTCAACATTATTAGCTCCTGATTTCGGATATTTTCCGTCAAACGGTAAGAAACTGATGGTCGAGTATTCCTCTCCGAATACAAATAAACCTCTGCATCTGGGGCATATACGTAATAATCTGTTAGGTTATTCCGTCGCTGAAATACTGAAAGCTTACGGATATGAGGTTATCAAAGCTAATCTCGTTAATGACAGAGGTATTCATATCTGTAAATCTATGCTTGCGTGGCAGAAATTCGGAAATGGAGAAACGCCTGCTTCTTCCGGATTAAAAGGAGATCATCTGGTCGGTAAATATTATGTGATCTTTGATAAGGAATATAAAAAGCAGATCGATGAGTTGAAAGCTCAGGGGCAGGCAGAAGAAGAAGCGAAAAAGAATGCTCCTCTCATCCGTGAGGCTCAGGAAATGCTCCAGCAATGGGAAGCCGGTGATCAACAGGTTATTGAGCTGTGGTCTACTATGAACGGTTGGGTGTATTCCGGATTTGAAAAAACGTATAATCAGCTTGGAGTTGATTTTGATAAATATTATTACGAATCCAATACCTATCTGTTGGGTAAAGATATTATTCAGGAAGGTCTGGACAGTGGAGTTTTCTTTAAAAAGGATGACAATTCGGTGTGGATAGATCTGACCGATGAAGGACTGGATCAAAAGCTGGTACTAAGAGGTGACGGCACTTCGGTATATATTACACAGGATCTGGGTACAGCACAACTGAAATATGACGAGTTCCAGATGAATGAATCTATTTATGTTGTGGGTAATGAGCAGGATTATCACTTTAAAGTGTTGTTCCTGATTCTGAAAAAATTAGGTAAACCATGGGCTTCAGGTCTGTTTCACCTTTCGTACGGGATGGTGGATTTGCCTTCCGGCAAGATGAAATCCAGAGAAGGAACTGTTGTCGATGCGGATGATCTGATGTCCGAAATGGTTGAAACTGCAAAAGAACGGACAGAGGAACTGGGTAAAACAGAAGGTTTCTCGGAGACCGAAAAAGCTGAGCTATACAATACGATCGGCATGGGAGCATTGAAGTATTTTCTGCTCAAGGTCGATCCTAAGAAGCGGTTGTTATTTGATCCGAATGAGTCGGTTGACTTTCAGGGGCATACAGGGCCATTTATTCAATATACACATGCGCGTATTAAATCGGTCTTAAACAAAGCCGGTTTTTCGGCAGAAACTCCAGTCACTGTACCTGCATCTATCTCATCCTACGAGCGGGATCTGATCCAGGTGCTGGGAAATTTACCTGTTGTCATCGAGGCTTCTGCCACGGAATTCAGCCCTGCACAATTGGCCAACTATATCTATGATGTAGCCAAATTGTATAATAAATTTTATCATGAGGAGAGTATTCTAAAAGCAGAGGAGGAAGAGGTGAAAAATTTCCGTCTTCACTTATCAGCAACGTCGGCCAGAGTCATTTCAAAAGGAATGAATCTGTTGGGAATACAAGTTCCGGAAAGAATGTAA
- a CDS encoding 2OG-Fe(II) oxygenase, whose protein sequence is MKETGELNWNHITSELHDKGYAVLSDVLTDQECEELKANYYHPDAYRKTVVMERYRFGKGEYKYFDYPLPDLIAKIRKTVYPYLATVANAWNRALHIEVEFPAEHEVLMKQCHDLQQTKATVLILKYGPGGFNTLHQDLYGEVYFPMQILLFLSEPEVDFTGGEFVLLQQIPRAQSQAIVLKPKKGDILIFTTNFRPVKGTRGYYRANMKHGVSEVHSGERYTLGIIFHDALS, encoded by the coding sequence ATGAAAGAAACAGGAGAATTAAACTGGAATCACATTACATCAGAGCTTCACGATAAAGGCTATGCTGTCCTTTCGGATGTTCTTACGGATCAGGAATGTGAGGAGCTGAAAGCAAATTATTACCATCCGGATGCTTACCGGAAAACAGTAGTGATGGAGCGTTATCGATTTGGAAAAGGAGAGTATAAGTATTTTGATTATCCGCTTCCGGACCTTATTGCAAAAATCCGAAAAACGGTTTATCCGTATCTTGCAACAGTAGCTAATGCCTGGAATCGTGCATTACATATTGAGGTCGAATTTCCGGCTGAACATGAAGTGCTGATGAAGCAATGCCATGATCTGCAGCAAACTAAAGCTACTGTTCTGATTTTAAAATACGGACCTGGCGGATTCAATACGCTGCATCAGGATCTGTACGGCGAAGTTTATTTCCCTATGCAGATTCTTCTTTTTCTGAGTGAACCGGAGGTGGATTTTACGGGAGGAGAATTTGTATTGCTGCAGCAGATACCCAGAGCTCAGTCACAGGCTATTGTATTGAAACCAAAAAAGGGAGATATTCTGATTTTTACGACCAATTTCAGACCTGTGAAAGGAACAAGGGGGTATTACCGTGCTAATATGAAACATGGTGTAAGTGAGGTGCATAGTGGTGAACGCTATACATTGGGAATTATTTTTCATGATGCACTTAGCTGA
- a CDS encoding O-acetylhomoserine aminocarboxypropyltransferase/cysteine synthase family protein has protein sequence MSENTNLKFETLQVHAGQVADPTTGSRAVPIYQTTSYVFENAEHGANLFALKQFGNIYTRIMNPTTDVFEKRIAALEGGVAAVAVASGQAAQFIALNNILESGENFVAGSNLYGGTYNQFKVAFKRLGIEVRFAQDSEAEQIESLIDDKTKAIYIETIGNPSFNIPDFEKIAAVAKKYDIPLIVDNTFGAGGYLFKPLEHGAHVVVESATKWIGGHGTSIGGVIVDGGNYNWGNGKFKQFSEPSEGYHGLVFADVFGPDGPFGNIQFAIRARVEGLRDFGPALSPFNSFLLLQGLETLSLRVQRHVDNALEVAQWLEAHPQVEKVSYPGLKSSPYHNNAQKYLRNGFGSVLSFAIKGDPQKANEFIDSLQLISHLANVGDTKSLIIHPAATTHQQLSEEAQIGAGVYPGLLRISVGIEHIDDIKADLQQAFEKIK, from the coding sequence ATGTCAGAAAATACAAACTTAAAATTTGAAACACTACAAGTACATGCAGGTCAGGTAGCAGATCCGACCACAGGATCCAGAGCAGTACCTATTTACCAGACAACATCTTATGTATTTGAAAATGCGGAACATGGTGCTAACTTATTTGCCCTGAAACAATTTGGCAATATCTACACCCGTATCATGAATCCGACAACAGATGTATTTGAAAAACGTATTGCTGCATTAGAAGGTGGAGTAGCAGCTGTGGCAGTCGCATCAGGACAGGCAGCCCAGTTTATTGCACTAAACAATATCCTCGAAAGCGGCGAAAATTTTGTAGCCGGATCCAACCTTTACGGCGGGACTTACAACCAGTTTAAAGTTGCTTTTAAAAGATTAGGTATAGAAGTTCGTTTTGCACAAGACAGTGAAGCTGAACAAATAGAATCACTTATCGATGACAAAACCAAAGCTATCTATATCGAGACCATCGGTAATCCGAGTTTCAACATTCCTGATTTCGAAAAAATCGCAGCTGTAGCTAAAAAATATGATATTCCTTTGATTGTAGACAATACATTTGGTGCAGGAGGTTACTTATTCAAACCATTGGAACACGGAGCACATGTAGTCGTTGAATCAGCTACTAAATGGATCGGCGGACACGGTACCAGTATTGGTGGCGTTATCGTTGACGGAGGAAATTACAATTGGGGTAATGGTAAATTCAAACAGTTTTCAGAACCTTCTGAAGGATATCACGGATTAGTTTTCGCAGATGTATTCGGTCCTGATGGTCCTTTTGGAAATATACAGTTTGCGATCAGAGCACGTGTTGAAGGTCTTCGTGACTTTGGCCCTGCCCTGTCTCCATTCAATTCGTTCTTATTGTTGCAAGGTCTCGAAACATTATCACTGCGTGTACAACGCCATGTAGATAATGCACTCGAAGTAGCACAATGGCTGGAAGCACATCCACAGGTGGAAAAAGTAAGCTACCCGGGATTAAAAAGCTCTCCATATCACAACAATGCACAGAAATACCTCAGAAACGGATTCGGAAGCGTTCTTTCTTTTGCTATTAAAGGAGACCCTCAAAAAGCAAACGAATTTATTGACAGTCTGCAACTGATCAGCCACCTGGCCAATGTCGGAGATACCAAATCTCTTATTATCCATCCTGCAGCTACTACACACCAGCAACTGAGCGAAGAAGCACAGATTGGTGCAGGAGTATATCCGGGCCTGTTGAGAATATCCGTTGGTATCGAACATATTGATGATATCAAAGCTGATCTTCAGCAAGCATTTGAAAAGATTAAATAA
- a CDS encoding PLP-dependent aminotransferase family protein, which translates to MFPFESVITIERAHKNPVYLQIAIAISKAIRNGILKPGAALPGSREMAQKLGLHRKTVLAAYDELIAQDYIKAIPRKGIYVSEQLPLLKPKKWNSERMHNAYGYRLEIPGEHRVQPTVQEDHTAILKLIIDDGYPDVRLSPIDTLLKSYRFILTKKNNIEQSKEDNARGSIRLREQLKLLLSETRGINIGKENILITHGAQMSIYIAAHLLTFKNTQVIAGDPGYATANKVFTDMGATVISVPVDKYGLDIDAIAHICTQQTIHFVYVIPHHHYPTTVTLSTERRMRLLELSKYYNFVIIEDDYDYDYHYDSAPYLPLASANHEGRVIYIGSFSKILAPSIRIGFMIAPGNFINQAANFRKSIDVGGDMFMQDALASLIQEGELKRYITKAKKAYHLRRDHLYDLITKKTSPYVSLSLPGGGMAMWVQLDKKIPVRQLHEMLLRNGIKIKVINEEWNAFRFGFASLNQTEIEEVIDTIEMAIPKIIS; encoded by the coding sequence ATGTTTCCGTTTGAGTCAGTCATAACAATAGAAAGAGCACACAAAAATCCGGTTTACCTGCAGATAGCAATCGCAATCAGTAAGGCTATACGAAATGGTATCCTGAAGCCGGGAGCTGCATTACCTGGTAGTAGGGAGATGGCTCAAAAACTAGGTTTGCACCGCAAAACCGTACTCGCTGCTTATGACGAACTTATTGCTCAGGATTATATAAAAGCAATTCCCCGGAAAGGAATTTATGTATCGGAACAACTTCCCCTGTTAAAACCAAAAAAATGGAACAGCGAACGCATGCATAATGCTTATGGATACCGTTTGGAAATTCCCGGCGAACATCGTGTACAACCTACTGTACAGGAAGATCACACAGCGATTCTTAAATTAATCATTGATGACGGATATCCGGATGTACGTCTCTCTCCTATTGATACGCTACTAAAATCATATCGGTTTATTCTGACTAAAAAAAATAACATCGAACAGAGTAAAGAAGACAATGCACGAGGCTCTATCCGGTTACGGGAGCAACTGAAATTATTACTTTCAGAAACGAGAGGAATAAACATTGGTAAAGAAAATATACTCATCACCCACGGTGCACAGATGAGCATCTATATTGCTGCCCACCTCCTGACCTTTAAGAATACACAGGTGATAGCAGGTGATCCCGGATATGCCACAGCAAATAAGGTTTTTACAGATATGGGAGCAACTGTGATCAGCGTACCAGTAGATAAGTATGGGCTGGATATCGATGCGATAGCACATATTTGTACACAGCAAACTATTCATTTCGTATATGTTATTCCTCACCACCATTATCCGACAACAGTCACTTTAAGTACTGAACGAAGAATGCGCTTACTGGAGCTGTCTAAATACTATAATTTTGTAATTATCGAAGATGACTACGACTACGATTATCATTATGATTCCGCACCCTATCTTCCACTTGCAAGTGCCAATCATGAAGGAAGAGTGATCTATATCGGATCATTTTCTAAGATACTCGCACCCTCCATACGCATAGGTTTTATGATTGCTCCGGGCAATTTTATCAATCAGGCCGCAAATTTCCGAAAATCCATAGATGTTGGAGGCGATATGTTTATGCAGGATGCGCTGGCTTCCCTTATTCAGGAAGGAGAACTCAAGCGTTATATTACAAAAGCAAAGAAAGCATATCACCTGAGAAGAGACCATCTGTATGATCTTATTACAAAAAAAACAAGTCCCTATGTCTCACTTAGTTTGCCCGGTGGTGGAATGGCCATGTGGGTTCAACTGGATAAAAAGATTCCTGTCCGCCAACTTCATGAAATGTTACTCCGAAACGGTATAAAAATAAAAGTCATAAACGAAGAATGGAATGCATTCCGTTTCGGTTTTGCCTCCTTAAATCAAACTGAAATAGAAGAAGTCATAGATACAATCGAAATGGCCATCCCCAAAATTATAAGCTGA
- a CDS encoding NAD(P)/FAD-dependent oxidoreductase: protein MQYDAVIIGGGACGLMCAVQAGLLGKKTLILERNNKPGAKILISGGGRCNYTNLGTTIANFVTRNPDFLHGIFKRWTVEDTIRFFESHGISGQEKTLGQLFPTTNKAKDIVAVFTNLMFETGQDIWLDSLVKSVDQVEGGFRIAVDTPSGEKNLKAAKVVLASGGLPVQKLGASDFALRLARKFELAIVPTAPALVPLTITGKDAEWYASLSGNSVFSRVYNKEISFEENILFTHWGLSGPAILQISSYWRAGQEFTIDLLPQFSLEQIIKEERNSGGKRLLSQVLNDYFTRKMVDAFGKFLPLTTKIASLSKADAKLIVETIHRFHVKPAGDKGYDKAEVMRGGVDTNELNPATLESRKIPGLYFGGEAVDVTGWLGGYNFQWAWASAYTIAQAI from the coding sequence ATGCAGTATGATGCTGTTATCATAGGAGGGGGTGCCTGCGGACTGATGTGTGCTGTGCAGGCAGGCTTATTGGGTAAGAAGACACTGATTCTGGAACGCAATAATAAACCCGGAGCCAAAATTCTGATCTCAGGCGGAGGACGTTGTAATTATACTAATCTGGGAACTACGATTGCTAACTTTGTAACCCGGAATCCGGATTTTTTGCATGGTATTTTCAAGCGCTGGACTGTAGAGGACACGATCCGTTTCTTTGAGTCGCATGGCATTTCGGGGCAGGAAAAAACATTAGGTCAACTTTTTCCGACCACGAATAAAGCTAAAGATATTGTTGCTGTATTTACCAATCTCATGTTTGAAACCGGGCAGGATATCTGGTTGGATAGTCTGGTAAAGTCTGTGGATCAGGTAGAGGGAGGGTTTCGTATTGCTGTTGATACACCTTCAGGAGAAAAAAACTTGAAAGCAGCGAAGGTTGTTCTCGCGAGCGGAGGGTTGCCGGTACAGAAGTTGGGTGCATCTGATTTTGCATTGAGACTGGCCCGGAAATTTGAATTAGCGATTGTGCCTACAGCCCCTGCTCTGGTTCCTTTGACCATTACCGGCAAAGATGCGGAATGGTATGCTTCTCTTTCCGGAAATAGTGTTTTTTCGAGAGTATATAATAAAGAGATCAGTTTTGAAGAAAATATCTTGTTTACACATTGGGGATTGAGTGGTCCTGCTATTCTGCAGATATCTTCCTACTGGCGTGCAGGACAGGAATTCACAATAGATCTATTACCGCAATTCAGTTTGGAGCAAATCATAAAAGAGGAGCGCAACAGTGGCGGGAAACGATTACTGTCTCAGGTGCTGAATGATTATTTTACCCGTAAGATGGTGGACGCTTTTGGTAAATTTTTGCCATTGACGACCAAGATTGCTTCTCTGAGTAAGGCTGATGCAAAGCTCATTGTAGAAACAATTCACAGGTTTCATGTCAAGCCTGCCGGAGATAAGGGCTATGATAAGGCTGAAGTAATGCGGGGTGGGGTAGATACAAATGAACTGAATCCTGCTACTCTGGAATCCCGAAAGATCCCAGGATTGTACTTTGGCGGAGAAGCTGTAGATGTGACGGGCTGGCTGGGCGGATATAATTTTCAATGGGCATGGGCATCAGCGTATACCATTGCTCAGGCAATCTGA
- a CDS encoding homoserine dehydrogenase: protein MSKKLTLGMFGFGVVGQGLYDIIKTKNLNLEIKKFVIKNADKKRSLPAELFTTDPAAILDDPEINTVVELIDDAEAAYQFTVTALKSGKNVVSANKKMIATHLEELTEIQQQTGTSLLYEGAVCGSIPIIRNLEEYYDNELLHSVSGIFNGSSNYILSKIFNENQSYDTALKKAQELGFAETDPTLDVGGYDPKYKLAIVASHAYGLYIKPDDILNIGIDKLDQQDIRFAKEKGYKLKLVPLAKEINNAQVVLYVLPKFITKDNMLYNVENENNGVLVKAAFADEQFFYGKGAGGHPTGSAVLSDITALRYDYRYEYKKHLEAQELSYSTDYELNVYLRYEDDELINKLNFSSISERYYADNFKYVIGKINLKQIITHLTDIKKDGVFIAEIA, encoded by the coding sequence ATGAGTAAGAAGTTAACGTTAGGCATGTTTGGATTTGGGGTAGTAGGACAAGGCCTTTATGATATAATAAAAACAAAGAATTTAAATTTAGAGATCAAAAAGTTTGTGATCAAAAATGCGGACAAAAAACGTTCTCTGCCTGCAGAATTATTTACAACAGATCCGGCTGCTATACTGGATGATCCGGAAATCAATACCGTTGTCGAATTAATTGACGATGCAGAAGCCGCTTATCAATTTACAGTGACAGCTCTTAAATCCGGAAAAAATGTGGTGTCAGCAAATAAAAAGATGATTGCAACACATCTGGAAGAACTCACAGAGATCCAGCAACAGACCGGTACAAGCCTGCTCTATGAAGGAGCTGTCTGTGGAAGTATTCCCATTATCCGTAATCTGGAAGAATACTATGACAATGAACTTCTACATTCAGTAAGTGGTATCTTCAACGGATCTTCTAACTATATTCTGTCCAAGATATTCAATGAAAATCAAAGCTATGATACCGCATTGAAGAAAGCACAGGAACTCGGTTTTGCGGAAACAGATCCTACACTCGATGTAGGAGGCTACGATCCGAAGTACAAACTTGCTATTGTAGCTTCACATGCTTACGGACTATACATCAAACCGGATGACATTCTGAATATTGGTATAGATAAACTGGATCAGCAGGATATCCGTTTTGCAAAAGAAAAAGGCTACAAACTTAAACTCGTGCCATTGGCCAAAGAGATCAATAATGCACAGGTAGTGTTATATGTTCTGCCCAAATTTATTACCAAAGACAATATGCTCTACAATGTCGAGAATGAAAATAACGGCGTACTGGTAAAAGCAGCATTTGCAGACGAACAATTCTTCTATGGTAAAGGTGCGGGTGGTCATCCTACAGGCTCTGCAGTACTATCAGACATTACTGCATTGCGCTATGATTACAGGTACGAGTATAAGAAACACCTGGAAGCACAGGAACTTTCCTATAGTACAGATTATGAATTGAACGTATATTTGAGATATGAAGACGACGAACTGATTAATAAATTAAACTTTAGCTCAATCAGTGAGCGTTACTATGCCGATAACTTCAAATATGTTATTGGAAAGATCAATCTTAAGCAGATTATAACACACCTGACCGACATCAAAAAAGATGGTGTATTTATCGCTGAAATCGCATAA